A genomic window from Pecten maximus chromosome 6, xPecMax1.1, whole genome shotgun sequence includes:
- the LOC117330220 gene encoding putative uncharacterized protein DDB_G0282133: protein MEVCGTSSPKIETGTLCPIKDTETSSHNKYTEISHHNKDTETSSHNKDTETLRHNKDIETFHHNKDTETSCHNKDTETQRHNKDTETSRHNKDTETQRHNKDTETSCHNKDTETQRHNKDIETSRHNKDTETSRHNKDTETSGHNKDTETSRHNKDTETSWHNKDTVTSWHNKDTETSHHNKDTETSRHNKDTGTSRHNKDSKTSRHNKDTETSRHNKDTGTSSHNKDTETSRHNKDTETSSHNKDTETSRHNKDSKTSRHNKDTETSRHNKDTGTSSHNKDTETSRHNKDTETSSHNKDTGTSHHNKDTETLRQNKDTEISHHNKDNETSRHNKDTETIRHNKDTETSRHNKDTETSRHNKDTETLRHNKDTETLRHNKDTETLCHNKDTETSRHNKDTVTSRHNQDTETIRHNKDIETSHHNKDTETSHHNKDTETQRHNKDTETSRHNKDTETLCHNKDTEISHHNKDTGTSRHNKDTRTSHHNKDTETSHHNKDTETSRHNKDTGTSRHNKDSKTSRHNKDTETSWHNKDTGTSRHNKDTETSSHNKDTGTSRHNKDTETSRHNKDTETSSHNKDTVTSRHNQDTETIRHNKDIETSHHNKDTETSHHNKDTETQRHNKDTETSRHNKDTETLCHNKDTEISHHNKDTGTSRHNKDTRTSHHNKDTETSHHNKDTETSRHNKDTGTSRHNKDSKTSRHNKDTETSWHNKDTVTSWHNKDTETSHHNKDTETSRHNKDTGTSRHNKDSKTSRHNKDTETSWHNKDTGTSRHNKDTETSRHNKDTETSSHNKVTGTSRHNKDTEISRHNKVTGTSSHNKDTETSCHNKDTETLRHNKDNETSRHNKDTGTSRLTKDPGTFIPIQILGHLVVVRT, encoded by the coding sequence ATGGAGGTTTGTGGGACTTCTAGTCCAAAAATAGAAACTGGGACACTGTGTCCAATTAAGGATACTGAGACATCCAGTCACAATAAGTATACTGAGATATCCCATCACAATAAGGATACTGAGACATCCAGTCACAATAAGGATACTGAGACACTACGTCACAATAAGGATATTGAGACATTCCATCACAATAAGGATACTGAGACATCCTGTCACAATAAGGATACTGAGACACAACGTCACAATAAGGATACTGAGACATCGCGTCACAATAAGGATACTGAGACACAACGTCACAATAAGGATACTGAGACATCCTGTCACAATAAGGATACTGAGACACAACGTCACAATAAGGATATTGAGACATCCCGGCACAATAAGGATACTGAGACATCCCGTCACAATAAGGATACTGAGACATCCGGTCACAATAAGGATACTGAGACATCCCGTCACAATAAGGATACTGAGACATCCTGGCACAATAAGGATACTGTGACATCCTGGCACAATAAGGATACTGAGACATCCCATCACAATAAGGATACTGAGACGTCCCGTCACAATAAGGATACTGGGACATCCCGTCACAATAAGGATAGCAAAACATCCCGTCACAATAAGGATACTGAGACATCCCGTCACAATAAGGATACTGGGACATCCAGTCACAATAAGGATACTGAGACATCCCGTCACAATAAGGATACTGAGACATCCAGTCACAATAAGGATACTGAGACATCCCGTCACAATAAGGATAGCAAAACATCCCGTCACAATAAGGATACTGAGACATCCCGTCACAATAAGGATACTGGGACATCCAGTCACAATAAGGATACTGAGACATCCCGTCACAATAAGGATACTGAGACATCCAGTCACAATAAGGATACTGGGACATCCCATCACAATAAGGATACTGAGACACTACGTCAAAATAAGGATACTGAGATATCCCATCACAATAAGGATAATGAGACATCCCGTCACAATAAGGATACTGAGACAATACGTCACAATAAGGATACTGAGACATCCCGGCACAATAAGGATACTGAGACATCCCGGCACAATAAGGATACTGAGACACTACGTCACAATAAGGATACTGAGACACTACGTCACAATAAGGATACTGAGACACTATGTCACAATAAGGATACTGAGACATCCCGTCACAATAAGGATACTGTGACATCCCGTCACAATCAGGATACTGAGACAATACGTCACAATAAGGATATTGAGACATCCCATCACAATAAGGATACTGAGACATCCCATCACAATAAGGATACTGAGACACAACGTCACAATAAGGATACTGAGACATCGCGTCACAATAAGGATACCGAGACACTATGTCACAATAAGGATACTGAGATATCCCATCACAATAAGGATACTGGGACATCCCGTCACAATAAGGATACTAGGACATCCCATCACAATAAGGATACTGAGACATCCCATCACAATAAGGATACTGAGACGTCCCGTCACAATAAGGATACTGGGACATCCCGTCACAATAAGGATAGCAAAACATCCCGTCACAATAAGGATACTGAGACATCCTGGCACAATAAGGATACTGGGACATCCCGTCACAATAAGGATACTGAGACATCCAGTCACAATAAGGATACTGGGACATCCCGTCACAATAAGGATACTGAGACGTCCCGTCACAATAAGGATACTGAGACGTCCAGTCACAATAAGGATACTGTGACATCCCGTCACAATCAGGATACTGAGACAATACGTCACAATAAGGATATTGAGACATCCCATCACAATAAGGATACTGAGACATCCCATCACAATAAGGATACTGAGACACAACGTCACAATAAGGATACTGAGACATCGCGTCACAATAAGGATACCGAGACACTATGTCACAATAAGGATACTGAGATATCCCATCACAATAAAGATACTGGGACATCCCGTCACAATAAGGATACTAGGACATCCCATCACAATAAGGATACTGAGACATCCCATCACAATAAGGATACTGAGACGTCCCGTCACAATAAGGATACTGGGACATCCCGTCACAATAAGGATAGCAAAACATCCCGTCACAATAAGGATACTGAGACATCCTGGCACAATAAGGATACTGTGACATCCTGGCACAATAAGGATACTGAGACATCCCATCACAATAAGGATACTGAGACGTCCCGTCACAATAAGGATACTGGGACATCCCGTCACAATAAGGATAGCAAAACATCCCGTCACAATAAGGATACTGAGACATCCTGGCACAATAAGGATACTGGGACATCCCGTCACAATAAGGATACTGAGACGTCCCGTCACAATAAGGATACTGAGACGTCCAGTCACAATAAGGTTACTGGGACATCCCGTCACA